In one Bosea sp. RAC05 genomic region, the following are encoded:
- the copM gene encoding CopM family metallochaperone — protein MIRLTLISLSSALAITAAVAQQPAAKPAMDPGMHMKMMQPAASDSASTKGYKESMMGMMQAMPMTFTGDADIDFMTQMKGHHQGAITMAKVELTHGKDPEAKKLATEIVAAQEKEIAMIDKWLKSKGK, from the coding sequence ATGATCCGCCTGACATTGATCTCGCTCTCTTCGGCTCTCGCCATTACCGCGGCTGTTGCCCAGCAGCCTGCCGCCAAGCCGGCCATGGACCCCGGCATGCACATGAAGATGATGCAGCCGGCCGCCTCTGATTCCGCCTCCACCAAGGGCTACAAGGAATCGATGATGGGCATGATGCAAGCGATGCCGATGACGTTTACCGGCGACGCCGACATCGACTTCATGACGCAAATGAAGGGTCATCATCAGGGCGCGATCACCATGGCGAAGGTTGAACTCACCCACGGCAAGGATCCCGAAGCCAAGAAGCTCGCCACTGAGATTGTTGCGGCTCAGGAAAAGGAAATCGCGATGATCGACAAATGGTTGAAGTCTAAGGGCAAGTGA
- a CDS encoding heavy metal translocating P-type ATPase encodes MTVDSATTAHHAEFEGRPYHFCSSGCRTKFVAEPLKYLATAPAKTTAAPEGEIYTCPMHPQIRQVGPGQCPICGMALEPVVVSAEAKPNAELIDMTRRFWIGLVLAAPVFAIEMGGHLTGLDHLIPRNLSNWIQFALATPVVLWAGWPFFERGWQSILTRNLNMFTLIAMGTGVAWIYSVVATLAPGIFPQAFRSQDGSVAVYFEAAAVITVLVLLGQVLELRARESTSGAIRALLDLAPKTARRILDDGREEEVTLDAVAVGHRLRVRPGEKVPVDGDVIEGRSSIDESMVTGESMPTTKTVGDQVIGGTMNQSGSLIIEAKRVGHDSMLAQIVQLVAKAQRSRAPIQRLADQVAGYFVPVVIAMALLAFGAWAIWGPEPRLAFGLVAAVSVLIIACPCALGLATPMSIMVGVGRGAEVGVLIKNAEALERMEKVDTLVVDKTGTLTEGKPAVTAIVASESFEETEILRLAASVEKASEHPLAVAIVAAAVTRNIKTSVVTDFDSPTGKGALGTVDGRKVVIGNAAFMAEHGVDVAPLAAAADDLRREGATAIFIGIDGQVAGTIAIADPVKESTPSALAALKEEGIRVVMLTGDNRTTAEAVARRLGITEIEADVLPEQKSAVVEKFKREGRVVAMAGDGVNDAPALAAADVGIAMGSGTDVAIESAGLTLLKGDLNGIVRARHLSQATMSNIRQNLFFAFVYNAAGIPIAAGVLYPIFGVLLSPIIAAAAMALSSVSVIANAIRLRTIRL; translated from the coding sequence ATGACGGTCGATTCCGCGACGACGGCTCATCATGCCGAGTTCGAGGGCAGGCCATATCACTTCTGCTCTTCGGGCTGCCGGACGAAATTCGTCGCGGAACCCCTGAAATACCTCGCGACAGCACCAGCCAAGACGACAGCGGCTCCGGAGGGAGAGATCTATACCTGTCCGATGCATCCCCAGATCCGGCAGGTGGGCCCCGGTCAATGCCCGATCTGCGGCATGGCGCTCGAGCCGGTCGTCGTCAGCGCCGAAGCCAAGCCCAACGCCGAGCTCATCGATATGACGCGCCGGTTCTGGATCGGGCTGGTTCTGGCGGCACCCGTCTTCGCAATCGAGATGGGAGGGCACCTTACCGGGCTTGATCACCTGATACCCCGCAACCTGTCCAACTGGATCCAGTTTGCTCTGGCGACGCCTGTCGTACTCTGGGCCGGGTGGCCGTTCTTCGAGCGCGGCTGGCAGTCGATCCTGACCCGCAACCTCAACATGTTCACGTTGATTGCCATGGGCACGGGCGTGGCTTGGATCTACAGCGTGGTTGCAACGCTCGCACCCGGCATTTTCCCGCAGGCATTCCGCAGCCAGGACGGCTCGGTCGCGGTCTATTTCGAGGCCGCTGCCGTGATCACAGTCCTCGTCCTTCTCGGACAGGTCCTGGAACTGCGTGCACGTGAAAGCACCAGTGGCGCGATCCGGGCGCTGCTCGATCTAGCGCCTAAGACAGCTCGCCGCATCTTGGACGATGGGCGCGAGGAGGAAGTCACACTCGATGCTGTCGCAGTCGGGCACCGCCTGCGTGTACGGCCCGGCGAGAAAGTCCCGGTCGATGGCGACGTCATCGAAGGACGAAGCTCCATCGATGAATCGATGGTCACCGGCGAGTCGATGCCGACTACGAAAACAGTCGGCGATCAGGTCATCGGCGGCACAATGAACCAGTCGGGCAGTCTGATCATCGAGGCCAAGCGCGTCGGTCATGACAGCATGCTCGCGCAGATCGTCCAGCTCGTCGCCAAGGCGCAGCGGAGCCGCGCACCAATCCAGCGACTCGCCGATCAAGTCGCAGGCTACTTCGTACCCGTCGTCATCGCGATGGCATTACTCGCCTTTGGAGCCTGGGCGATCTGGGGGCCCGAGCCACGCCTGGCCTTCGGGCTCGTGGCGGCCGTCTCGGTCCTCATCATCGCCTGCCCCTGCGCACTGGGGCTGGCAACGCCGATGTCGATCATGGTCGGCGTGGGGCGCGGCGCCGAGGTCGGCGTCCTGATCAAAAACGCCGAAGCACTGGAGCGCATGGAGAAGGTCGATACGCTTGTGGTCGACAAGACGGGCACGCTCACCGAGGGCAAACCGGCGGTTACCGCGATCGTCGCCTCCGAGAGCTTTGAAGAGACCGAGATCCTAAGGCTGGCTGCCAGCGTCGAGAAGGCCAGCGAACATCCTCTGGCGGTCGCCATCGTGGCGGCTGCCGTCACCCGAAACATCAAGACGTCGGTGGTAACGGACTTCGATTCTCCAACTGGTAAAGGTGCGCTTGGCACGGTCGACGGCCGCAAAGTGGTCATCGGCAACGCGGCGTTCATGGCCGAGCACGGCGTCGATGTCGCGCCCCTCGCGGCGGCCGCCGACGACCTGCGGCGCGAAGGTGCGACCGCCATCTTCATCGGCATCGACGGACAAGTCGCAGGCACGATCGCCATCGCCGATCCGGTCAAGGAATCGACCCCCTCGGCCTTGGCGGCACTAAAGGAAGAAGGCATCCGGGTCGTCATGCTGACCGGTGACAACAGGACCACGGCGGAAGCCGTGGCGCGGCGGCTCGGCATCACCGAGATCGAAGCGGATGTCTTGCCGGAGCAGAAGAGCGCCGTCGTGGAGAAATTCAAGCGCGAGGGACGGGTCGTCGCGATGGCCGGCGATGGCGTCAACGACGCGCCTGCGCTGGCGGCAGCCGATGTCGGGATCGCCATGGGATCGGGGACCGACGTGGCCATCGAGAGTGCAGGCCTGACGCTGCTGAAGGGTGACCTAAACGGGATCGTGCGGGCCAGGCATCTGTCGCAGGCGACGATGAGCAATATCCGCCAGAACCTGTTCTTCGCCTTTGTCTACAACGCCGCGGGTATCCCGATCGCCGCTGGCGTTCTCTATCCGATCTTCGGCGTCCTGCTCTCGCCGATCATCGCCGCAGCGGCCATGGCACTCTCATCCGTCAGCGTCATCGCCAACGCGATCAGGCTGCGGACAATTCGCCTGTAG
- a CDS encoding heavy-metal-associated domain-containing protein, which produces MCSCQKPSNATSQTVPTPSQSGLHFRVDDMTCGHCADTIKKAIETSVPGTTVNADPASKLVSVTGPADFAALKAIVTAAGYTPSASPVAA; this is translated from the coding sequence ATGTGCTCTTGCCAGAAACCATCGAACGCGACTTCTCAGACCGTCCCAACCCCGTCGCAGTCCGGATTACATTTTCGGGTCGACGACATGACCTGCGGGCACTGCGCCGACACGATCAAGAAGGCGATCGAGACGAGCGTGCCCGGCACCACAGTCAACGCGGATCCCGCCTCGAAGCTTGTGAGCGTGACAGGCCCCGCAGACTTCGCTGCGCTCAAAGCGATCGTGACCGCGGCAGGTTATACGCCCAGCGCGTCTCCCGTCGCTGCCTGA
- a CDS encoding heavy metal translocating P-type ATPase codes for MSTATVARNTALSPTHFDVPVEGMTCASCVGRVERAVLAVEGVDSVSVNLATQRAHIAVSSGKVDTAAIDLAIRKAGYEPRETIVVLSISGMTCASCVGRVERALAAVPGALEATVNLATGRASVRVLGGSEMTSELVKAVAAAGYDAEQAGDAVDTSDRERRARDAELSELRRDVTIAAIATLPLLVFEMGMHMSETLHHFLAGLVGEFNIKVLSFLLAGFVIAVPGQRFIRKGWPALMRGAPDMNSLVALGTTAAFVYSSVATFMPGLLPDGTDYTYFEAGAVIVTLILMGRWLEARAKGSTSEAIRRLLSLQAKSARVLRDGNEIDVAIETVVAGDVVIVRPGERIPVDGDVVSGSSYVDEAMITGEPIPARKQPGSAVTGGTINGAGAFRFTAERVGADTLLAQIVRTVEAAQGSKLPIQALVDKVTMWFVPAVIGLALLTFTAWLAFGPSPALSYALVNAVAVLIIACPCAMGLATPTSIMVGTGKGAELGILFRQGVALQSLKDSTVIALDKTGTLTKGRPELTDIAVTEGFQEDEVLRLVASVESLSEHPVADAIVAGARQRGLRLAEPADFSSEPGFGVVAYVEGHRIEVGADRLMRRLGLDLSAFAAQAAQLGNAGKTPLYAAINGRLAAIIAVADPVKETTPAAIAALHQLGLRIVMVTGDNARTAQAIARRLGIDEVIAEVLPTDKAEVVKSLQAGGGRVAFVGDGINDAPALAQADVGIAIGTGTDIAIESADVVLMSGDLEGVAKAIALSQATIANIRQNLVWAFGYNVVLIPVAAGALYPAFGILMSPMFAGLAMALSSVSVLTNALRLKRFDGSTRVEPNPTRPTELAAAE; via the coding sequence ATGTCGACTGCAACGGTGGCCAGAAATACAGCCCTGTCCCCCACACATTTCGATGTTCCCGTCGAAGGCATGACCTGCGCCTCATGCGTGGGCCGCGTCGAGCGGGCGGTCCTTGCCGTGGAGGGCGTTGACAGCGTTTCGGTGAACTTGGCGACTCAGCGGGCCCACATCGCCGTCAGCTCTGGAAAAGTCGATACCGCGGCTATCGATTTGGCCATCCGAAAGGCAGGCTACGAACCGAGGGAGACCATCGTCGTTCTGAGTATTTCGGGCATGACCTGCGCCTCTTGCGTCGGACGTGTCGAGCGCGCGCTTGCGGCGGTACCGGGCGCCCTCGAAGCCACGGTCAATCTGGCGACTGGGCGGGCCTCTGTGCGCGTGCTGGGCGGCTCGGAAATGACATCAGAGCTCGTCAAGGCGGTTGCCGCCGCCGGCTACGACGCCGAACAGGCCGGAGACGCGGTGGACACCTCCGACCGCGAGCGTCGGGCGCGCGACGCCGAGCTGTCGGAACTGCGCCGTGACGTCACGATCGCGGCCATCGCGACCCTGCCGCTGCTCGTCTTCGAGATGGGCATGCACATGTCCGAGACGCTGCATCATTTTCTTGCCGGCTTGGTCGGCGAGTTCAACATCAAGGTGCTTTCGTTCTTGCTCGCCGGCTTCGTGATCGCGGTGCCTGGCCAGCGCTTCATTCGGAAGGGGTGGCCCGCGCTGATGCGCGGCGCGCCAGACATGAACTCGCTCGTCGCGCTCGGCACGACCGCCGCCTTCGTCTACTCCAGCGTCGCGACGTTCATGCCCGGTCTGCTGCCGGATGGCACCGATTACACCTATTTCGAGGCCGGCGCGGTAATCGTCACGCTGATCCTGATGGGGCGTTGGCTCGAAGCGCGCGCCAAGGGCTCGACGAGCGAGGCCATCCGCCGCCTACTGTCGCTCCAGGCCAAGTCGGCCCGCGTGCTGCGAGACGGCAACGAGATCGATGTCGCCATCGAGACCGTGGTCGCGGGCGACGTCGTGATCGTGCGTCCAGGCGAACGCATCCCCGTCGATGGCGATGTCGTATCGGGATCATCCTATGTCGACGAGGCCATGATCACCGGCGAGCCGATCCCGGCCCGCAAGCAACCCGGGTCTGCAGTCACGGGCGGGACAATAAACGGCGCGGGCGCCTTCCGCTTCACCGCCGAGAGAGTCGGGGCCGATACGCTGCTGGCGCAGATCGTGCGCACGGTCGAGGCAGCGCAGGGCTCCAAACTGCCGATCCAGGCGCTCGTCGACAAGGTGACGATGTGGTTCGTACCAGCCGTGATCGGACTGGCTCTCCTGACCTTCACGGCCTGGTTAGCGTTCGGTCCAAGCCCCGCGCTGTCGTATGCGCTTGTCAACGCCGTCGCCGTGCTGATCATCGCCTGCCCCTGCGCGATGGGGCTGGCGACGCCAACCTCGATCATGGTCGGTACCGGCAAGGGCGCCGAACTCGGCATCCTGTTCCGGCAGGGCGTGGCGCTGCAGAGCCTCAAGGATTCGACGGTCATCGCCCTCGATAAGACGGGCACGCTGACCAAGGGCCGGCCGGAGTTGACCGACATCGCCGTCACGGAAGGGTTCCAGGAAGACGAGGTGCTGCGCCTCGTCGCCTCGGTGGAATCCCTCTCCGAACATCCTGTGGCCGATGCAATCGTCGCCGGTGCGCGGCAGCGCGGGCTGCGGCTGGCTGAGCCGGCGGACTTCTCCAGCGAGCCCGGCTTCGGGGTCGTGGCATATGTCGAGGGGCATCGTATCGAGGTCGGCGCCGACCGGCTGATGCGGCGTCTGGGCCTCGATTTATCGGCGTTCGCCGCGCAGGCCGCGCAACTCGGCAATGCAGGCAAGACGCCTCTTTACGCCGCGATCAACGGAAGACTCGCGGCCATCATCGCGGTTGCAGACCCCGTTAAGGAGACGACGCCCGCTGCAATCGCCGCGCTGCACCAGCTGGGCCTGCGCATCGTTATGGTCACCGGCGACAACGCACGCACGGCGCAGGCCATCGCGCGCAGGCTCGGAATCGACGAGGTCATCGCCGAAGTTCTACCTACCGACAAGGCCGAAGTGGTCAAGTCGCTACAGGCCGGAGGCGGCCGCGTCGCCTTCGTGGGGGACGGGATCAACGACGCGCCGGCGCTGGCGCAGGCGGATGTCGGCATCGCGATTGGTACTGGGACAGACATCGCGATCGAGAGCGCCGACGTCGTCCTGATGTCCGGCGATCTGGAGGGAGTCGCCAAGGCCATCGCCCTGTCGCAGGCGACGATCGCCAACATCCGCCAGAACCTCGTCTGGGCCTTTGGATACAATGTCGTGCTCATCCCCGTCGCGGCCGGCGCGCTCTAC